The following proteins come from a genomic window of Crassostrea angulata isolate pt1a10 chromosome 1, ASM2561291v2, whole genome shotgun sequence:
- the LOC128191552 gene encoding uncharacterized protein LOC128191552 has product MNYTQFLPLLELTLSETVEQKTRLRENVKIVNGDIIARAKALHDAVDLACEILLKFTGTTMCKEMKRLDAHEQDLMNIINRITVEDSEENICENLCETSQKNKRNTIHGKDGVLPEIHRLTEFQYVSVNFSVGQLLNDEFMKNLCGSIQMYHITPPSSILKNRRSTVPNIRLSLVAEFRCEGQSLPANVHAIAPISDTEAWVCCGWGSNEIELYDTSGEKKVSVKLDINVNDIVLTKNGDLLVSSYNGQTIKRVDQSLKVTTFAELSFFSRGMALTDDGCVYICGAERNGSSGPTTGDNRRNVIAKFSMDGTLVSELNISPHDAHRITMTADKNICFSDYENSNKRQIILMDDNGLELSRYAGPTHLDQDSPFYPLDLTCDHYGHIIVSDWNNDCVHLLNKNVGFVQFLVEEEEGMQNPNSLAIDREGRLWMGNATGLIRVYNYFSW; this is encoded by the coding sequence ATGAATTATACACAGTTCCTTCCTCTTTTGGAACTAACGTTATCAGAAACTGTAGAACAGAAGACAAGACTTCgtgaaaatgtcaaaattgtCAACGGCGATATCATCGCCCGAGCAAAGGCATTGCATGATGCTGTGGACTTGGCCTGTGAAATACTTTTGAAATTCACGGGGACTACGATGTGCAAAGAAATGAAGCGACTTGATGCTCATGAGCAGGACCTAATGAACATAATAAACAGAATCACTGTTGAGGACAGCGAGGAAAACATTTGCGAAAACCTTTGTGAGACTTCTCAGAAAAACAAACGAAACACGATCCATGGCAAAGATGGCGTCCTTCCTGAAATTCACAGACTGACGGAGTTTCAGTATGTCTCGGTTAATTTTTCCGTGGGACAACTCCTTAACGACGAATTTATGAAGAACCTGTGCGGATCTATACAAATGTACCACATCACACCACCGTCTTCCATACTAAAGAATCGACGAAGCACGGTTCCAAACATTAGACTCTCTCTGGTTGCCGAGTTCCGGTGTGAGGGTCAAAGCCTACCTGCCAACGTCCATGCTATTGCTCCAATCTCGGACACTGAAGCATGGGTTTGTTGTGGCTGGGGCAGCAATGAAATCGAACTATACGATACAAGTGGAGAAAAAAAGGTTTCTGTGAAACTTGACATCAATGTCAATGATATCGTTCTAACAAAAAATGGAGATCTTCTGGTGTCAAGCTACAATGGACAAACAATTAAACGAGTGGACCAGAGCCTGAAAGTCACCACTTTTGCCGAGCTTTCATTCTTTTCTCGCGGAATGGCTTTGACCGACGATGGCTGCGTCTACATTTGTGGAGCAGAAAGAAATGGAAGTTCCGGTCCAACAACGGGAGATAACAGACGTAATGTCATTGCCAAGTTCTCCATGGATGGAACATTGGTCTCCGAACTAAACATATCTCCACACGATGCCCACAGAATAACGATGACTGCAGACAAGAACATTTGCTTTTCGGACTACGAAAACAGCAACAAACGACAGATAATCCTGATGGATGATAACGGTCTGGAGTTATCCAGGTACGCAGGACCGACCCACCTGGATCAGGACAGTCCATTTTACCCTCTCGATTTAACATGTGACCATTACGGACACATCATTGTGTCCGATTGGAACAATGACTGTGTCCATTTGCTGAATAAGAACGTGGGCTTTGTACAATTCCTCGTGGAAGAAGAAGAGGGAATGCAGAACCCTAATTCTCTAGCAATAGACAGAGAAGGCCGACTATGGATGGGGAATGCCACTGGTTTGATCCGTGTCTATAACTACTTCAGCTGGTAG